In Candidatus Effluviviaceae Genus V sp., the following proteins share a genomic window:
- the plsY gene encoding glycerol-3-phosphate 1-O-acyltransferase PlsY, whose protein sequence is MNPAAAIIVAYFLGAVPSSAIAGRIAGVDLRSEGSGNLGFTNVLRVLGPRAAVPVLIADAGKGVAAVVLARHAVGADWPLGAETTALLGGLAAIAGHVWSVFVRFRGGKGVATAAAVFGALAPPAAGISIAAWLIVVLSTRYVSLASITGAVLLPLAVAATHAAAGVPQPVPLLAASTGIAVLVVATHRANIRRLLNGTENRFGSKRRTQGGD, encoded by the coding sequence GTGAACCCCGCGGCAGCGATCATAGTCGCCTACTTCCTCGGCGCCGTTCCGTCGAGCGCCATCGCAGGCCGCATCGCCGGCGTCGACCTGCGCTCCGAGGGAAGCGGCAACCTCGGTTTCACGAACGTGCTGCGCGTGCTCGGTCCCCGCGCCGCCGTGCCTGTTCTCATCGCCGACGCCGGCAAGGGTGTGGCAGCCGTGGTCCTGGCCCGCCACGCGGTCGGCGCGGACTGGCCGCTCGGGGCCGAGACGACGGCGCTCCTCGGCGGCCTCGCCGCCATCGCGGGACACGTCTGGTCGGTCTTCGTCCGGTTCAGGGGAGGCAAGGGCGTCGCCACCGCGGCGGCCGTCTTCGGCGCCCTGGCGCCTCCGGCCGCCGGCATCTCGATCGCCGCCTGGCTGATCGTCGTCCTCTCGACGCGCTACGTATCGCTGGCATCCATCACGGGAGCCGTGCTTCTCCCGTTGGCCGTCGCGGCCACTCACGCGGCGGCGGGCGTTCCGCAGCCGGTGCCGCTCCTGGCCGCATCGACCGGCATCGCTGTACTGGTCGTCGCGACGCACCGCGCCAACATCCGCAGGCTCCTGAACGGAACCGAGAACCGCTTCGGCTCGAAGCGCAGGACGCAAGGAGGAGATTGA
- a CDS encoding NAD(P)H-dependent glycerol-3-phosphate dehydrogenase: protein MACIAVLGAGSWGTTLGLVLHGNGHEVTFWEFDQDQVERLERDRENAKFLPGVPIPRDIRITGDIGTCLDGCEAAVFAVPSHAVRDVAGRAGEHIEPGTTVVNVAKGIENETLMRMSEVLSEVLDRPGSRAIASLVGPSHAEEVSRGLPTTIVSSALDEGTAVRVRELFMMETLRVYTNTDLVGVELGGSLKNIIAIAAGICDGLGYGDNTKGALLTRGLAELTRLGVALGGRPETFAGLSGMGDLITTCISRHSRNRYVGEAIAGGRALDEILEDMVMVAEGVRTTRSANELADREGIEMPIAFEMGRVLFDGDNPREAIVRLMVREPKSEIRGMGGP from the coding sequence ATGGCCTGCATCGCGGTCCTTGGCGCCGGAAGCTGGGGAACGACCCTCGGTCTGGTGCTCCACGGCAACGGCCACGAGGTCACGTTCTGGGAGTTCGACCAAGACCAGGTGGAGCGCCTGGAGCGGGATCGCGAGAACGCGAAGTTCCTGCCGGGCGTACCGATCCCCCGGGACATCCGCATCACCGGCGACATAGGGACGTGCCTGGACGGTTGCGAGGCCGCGGTCTTCGCCGTCCCGTCGCACGCTGTTCGCGATGTCGCCGGACGGGCCGGGGAGCACATCGAGCCCGGGACAACGGTCGTCAACGTGGCCAAGGGCATAGAGAACGAGACACTCATGAGGATGTCGGAGGTGCTCTCCGAGGTCCTGGACCGCCCCGGGTCCCGCGCGATAGCGTCGCTGGTCGGGCCGAGCCACGCGGAGGAGGTCAGCCGCGGCCTGCCCACGACGATCGTCTCATCCGCCCTCGACGAGGGCACGGCGGTCAGGGTGCGGGAGCTCTTCATGATGGAGACCCTCCGCGTCTACACGAACACCGACCTCGTCGGAGTCGAACTCGGAGGCTCGCTCAAGAACATCATCGCGATCGCCGCGGGCATCTGCGACGGACTCGGATACGGAGACAACACCAAGGGAGCCCTCCTGACTCGAGGACTGGCCGAGCTCACGCGCCTCGGCGTGGCGCTCGGAGGACGGCCCGAGACGTTCGCGGGGCTGTCGGGCATGGGCGACCTCATCACGACGTGCATCTCGCGCCACAGCAGAAACCGGTACGTCGGCGAGGCGATCGCCGGCGGGCGCGCGCTCGATGAGATCCTCGAAGACATGGTGATGGTCGCCGAGGGCGTGCGCACGACGAGGAGCGCCAACGAGCTGGCGGACCGTGAGGGTATCGAGATGCCGATCGCCTTTGAGATGGGACGCGTGCTCTTCGACGGGGACAACCCGCGCGAGGCCATCGTCCGTCTCATGGTCAGGGAACCGAAGTCCGAGATCCGGGGAATGGGGGGCCCTTGA
- a CDS encoding glycosyltransferase: MRRRTSGRPSSGAWDSSSSTSGATRTSGTSSNRSGPRPRLRGFARGRTDAPAEEAGTVRTLVVVPAKNLETRIGDVVQRVRANAPGVDVLVIDDGSDDDTAEAASEAGARVVRHEINRGKGEAIKTGIAAADEGGYDAMLTMDGDGQHDPVAVPDFLKAMASGRWDIVVGSRMSNTGSMPPLRVWTNRTTSRIVSLLAGQTIPDSQSGYRIHRTVLLRDMPLVSSRYDLESEILIRAGRRGHSIGWIPIESIYEDSESHINPFVDTFRFIRLVVRSARWR, encoded by the coding sequence ATGAGGAGGCGGACATCAGGGAGACCGTCGAGCGGTGCATGGGACTCGTCGAGCAGTACGTCCGGCGCTACCCGGACCAGTGGTACGTCTTCCAACCGGTCTGGCCCGAGACCGCGGCTGAGAGGCTTCGCGCGCGGCAGGACAGACGCGCCGGCTGAGGAGGCGGGAACCGTGAGGACGCTCGTTGTCGTACCTGCGAAGAACCTCGAGACGCGCATCGGCGATGTCGTCCAGCGCGTCCGTGCGAACGCGCCCGGCGTCGACGTGCTCGTTATCGACGACGGCTCCGATGACGACACGGCTGAAGCGGCCTCGGAGGCCGGCGCGAGGGTCGTGAGGCACGAGATCAACAGAGGAAAGGGAGAGGCCATCAAGACCGGGATCGCTGCCGCCGACGAGGGCGGCTACGATGCCATGCTCACGATGGACGGCGACGGGCAGCACGACCCCGTCGCGGTGCCGGACTTCCTGAAGGCGATGGCGTCGGGACGCTGGGACATCGTGGTCGGCTCACGGATGTCGAACACGGGGTCGATGCCGCCACTGCGGGTCTGGACGAACAGGACGACGTCGCGGATCGTCTCTCTGCTTGCCGGACAGACGATTCCCGACAGCCAGAGCGGGTACCGGATCCACCGGACGGTCCTGCTCCGCGACATGCCACTCGTGTCGTCCCGATACGACCTCGAGTCGGAGATCCTCATCAGGGCCGGCCGGAGAGGACACTCGATCGGCTGGATACCGATCGAGTCGATCTACGAGGACAGCGAGAGCCACATCAACCCCTTCGTCGACACGTTTCGTTTCATCCGCCTCGTCGTCAGAAGCGCGCGATGGCGGTAG
- the surE gene encoding 5'/3'-nucleotidase SurE gives MAVGREQQVSATILVSNDDGITAPGIAALESALIGLGEVFVIAPDRERSASSHSLTIDVPLRAVPVRERAFAVKGTPTDCVLLAVENLLPTRPDLVVSGINRGPNMGNDVTYSGTVAAAIEGTILGIPSMAVSLDHNKAGTYDYTAAGTASRALAAAVLERGLPEGTLLNVNVPNVPAEQVKAPRPTRLGSQVYEDSIVEKTDPRGKSYYWIGGQSSRRSCDSGTDFAVVAEGHVSVTPIQLDMTDFETLAHMADWPFDAIHDSRKGGGAAVEKSREESA, from the coding sequence ATGGCGGTAGGAAGAGAGCAGCAGGTGTCCGCGACCATTCTCGTGAGCAACGACGACGGCATCACGGCCCCCGGCATCGCCGCCCTCGAGTCGGCGCTCATCGGGCTGGGCGAGGTCTTCGTCATCGCCCCCGACCGTGAACGAAGCGCATCGAGCCACTCGTTGACGATCGACGTGCCTTTGAGGGCCGTCCCGGTCAGAGAGAGGGCCTTCGCCGTCAAGGGCACGCCGACGGACTGCGTGCTGCTGGCCGTGGAGAATCTGCTCCCGACGCGTCCGGACCTGGTCGTTTCGGGCATCAACCGGGGCCCGAACATGGGGAACGACGTGACCTACTCGGGTACCGTCGCGGCGGCGATCGAGGGGACGATCCTCGGCATTCCCTCGATGGCCGTCTCGCTCGACCACAACAAGGCGGGGACGTACGACTACACTGCGGCCGGGACCGCGTCGCGGGCCCTTGCGGCCGCCGTCCTCGAGCGCGGACTGCCGGAGGGCACGCTCCTGAACGTCAACGTCCCGAACGTGCCCGCGGAACAGGTGAAGGCGCCGCGCCCCACACGGCTCGGTTCTCAGGTCTACGAGGACTCGATCGTCGAGAAGACGGACCCCCGCGGCAAGAGCTACTACTGGATCGGCGGGCAATCGTCCCGCAGGTCGTGCGATTCGGGCACGGATTTCGCAGTCGTGGCAGAGGGACATGTCTCGGTGACGCCGATCCAGCTCGACATGACGGACTTCGAGACGCTCGCCCACATGGCGGACTGGCCGTTCGACGCGATCCACGACTCGCGGAAGGGCGGCGGAGCGGCTGTGGAGAAGTCCAGAGAGGAGTCGGCTTGA
- a CDS encoding protein-L-isoaspartate(D-aspartate) O-methyltransferase, whose product MNDRQRQRDHMVETQLIPRGINDPRVLEAFRSVPRHAFVPPALEGSAYGDHALPIGDGQTISQPFMVALMTQALDLSGDERVLEIGTGSGYQTAILSEVAGQVFSIERVPALAERARRMLEELGAANVAIRVGDGTIGWKEFEPFDRIMVTAGAPEIPSSLIEQLADPGRMVIPVGSQGLQDLKVVTKDRGAVEMQSAGGCVFVPLLGREGWGGNGNANTG is encoded by the coding sequence TTGAACGACCGGCAGCGGCAACGCGACCACATGGTGGAAACCCAGCTGATCCCGCGCGGGATCAACGACCCGCGCGTCCTCGAGGCCTTCCGGAGCGTCCCCCGGCACGCGTTCGTGCCCCCGGCGCTGGAGGGCTCAGCGTACGGCGACCATGCGCTGCCCATCGGCGACGGCCAGACCATCTCCCAGCCGTTCATGGTGGCCCTCATGACGCAGGCCCTCGACCTCTCGGGCGACGAACGGGTGCTCGAGATCGGCACGGGCTCCGGCTACCAGACCGCGATCCTCTCGGAGGTGGCCGGCCAGGTCTTCAGCATCGAGCGCGTTCCGGCGCTGGCCGAACGCGCCAGGAGGATGCTCGAGGAGCTGGGCGCCGCGAACGTAGCTATCCGCGTCGGCGACGGAACGATCGGCTGGAAGGAGTTCGAGCCGTTCGACCGCATCATGGTGACGGCCGGCGCGCCGGAGATCCCGTCGAGCCTGATCGAGCAGCTCGCCGACCCGGGGAGGATGGTCATCCCGGTCGGATCGCAGGGACTCCAGGACCTCAAGGTGGTCACGAAGGACCGCGGAGCCGTCGAGATGCAGAGCGCCGGAGGGTGCGTCTTCGTCCCCCTCCTGGGTCGAGAGGGATGGGGCGGCAACGGCAACGCGAACACCGGATGA
- a CDS encoding ligand-binding protein SH3 yields the protein MTEHLVELLSGLPKELVVFLVSTLPIAELRGGIPLATGWGIPWRQAYLLCVTGNFLPVIPIIFLMDPVARFLRRFAFFDRFLDRLFSRTRARGRLVERYEALGLILFVAVPLPITGAWTGALAAFLFGVRPRYAIPAIACGILISGVVVTLASQGVLHLWNL from the coding sequence ATGACAGAGCATCTCGTTGAACTGCTGTCCGGACTGCCGAAGGAGCTGGTCGTCTTTCTCGTCTCGACCCTCCCGATCGCCGAGCTCAGGGGAGGGATCCCCCTGGCGACCGGCTGGGGCATTCCGTGGCGACAGGCCTACTTGCTCTGTGTGACGGGCAACTTCCTTCCGGTCATCCCGATCATCTTCCTGATGGATCCGGTCGCCCGCTTCCTGCGTCGCTTCGCCTTCTTCGACCGGTTTCTGGACCGGCTCTTCTCCAGAACCAGAGCTCGCGGCAGGCTGGTCGAGCGCTACGAGGCGCTCGGGCTGATCCTCTTCGTCGCCGTGCCGCTCCCCATAACGGGCGCGTGGACAGGCGCGCTGGCGGCGTTTCTGTTCGGTGTGCGCCCTCGATACGCGATACCGGCCATCGCGTGCGGAATTCTGATCTCCGGGGTCGTCGTGACACTGGCCTCCCAAGGAGTGTTGCATCTGTGGAACCTCTAG
- a CDS encoding TIGR00725 family protein, translating into MSITRPPRITVVGRGRCSEELASLAADVGAEIARRGAILVCGGLGGVMEAASRGALEADGMTIGVLPGTDPERANPYIVVPIPTGMGEARNVINVRAGRAVIALDGGNGTLSEIALALKIGIPVVALGAWSELDGVVAAGDASEAVDEALRLAGGD; encoded by the coding sequence ATGTCGATCACCCGACCACCGAGGATCACCGTCGTGGGACGCGGCCGGTGCTCTGAGGAGCTGGCGTCGCTGGCGGCCGACGTCGGTGCGGAGATCGCCCGACGGGGTGCGATCCTGGTGTGCGGGGGCCTCGGCGGCGTCATGGAGGCCGCCTCGCGAGGGGCTCTCGAGGCCGACGGCATGACGATCGGCGTGCTTCCGGGGACGGATCCGGAGCGCGCCAATCCCTACATCGTGGTCCCGATTCCGACCGGCATGGGCGAGGCGAGGAACGTCATCAACGTGCGAGCCGGCCGGGCAGTCATCGCCCTCGACGGAGGTAACGGGACGCTGTCCGAGATCGCGCTCGCCCTGAAGATCGGCATCCCGGTCGTCGCCCTCGGTGCGTGGAGCGAGCTTGACGGTGTGGTCGCCGCCGGCGACGCGTCGGAGGCCGTCGATGAAGCGCTTCGACTGGCGGGAGGAGACTGA
- a CDS encoding acylphosphatase, giving the protein MKRFDWREETDVKSERLEATVHGVVQGVGFRAFVRRTASDAGLGGFVRNRPDGTVEVVAEGPPETLDALVAALERGPAAGRVERVESRRLDASGGFEGFSIRY; this is encoded by the coding sequence ATGAAGCGCTTCGACTGGCGGGAGGAGACTGACGTGAAGAGCGAGCGACTCGAGGCAACGGTGCACGGTGTGGTGCAGGGCGTCGGATTCCGAGCCTTCGTCAGGCGGACCGCGTCGGATGCCGGCCTGGGCGGGTTCGTGCGCAACCGTCCGGACGGTACGGTCGAGGTCGTGGCCGAGGGACCGCCGGAGACACTCGATGCTCTCGTCGCCGCGCTCGAGCGCGGTCCCGCCGCGGGCCGGGTCGAGCGGGTCGAGTCGCGCCGTCTCGATGCCTCGGGCGGGTTCGAGGGGTTCTCGATCAGATACTAG
- a CDS encoding peptidoglycan DD-metalloendopeptidase family protein, with translation MSHRTTSIGLVLVVLALSLSLLGGCTPLQPRTAPPGTQIDRTGDGVYHTVRKGETLWRISRTYGVALAELVEANDLESYTIRVGQRIFVPGATSGRRVPEPPDHEPGPIETPLDWPLAGRGRGSVTSGFGPRVDPVTGGEVFHKGIDIDGAREERVLAAAGGEVVFSGGMHGYGIVVMVDHGDRLITVYAHLSRAIVKLEDRVAKGQTIGYVGTSGRTTGAHLHFEVRSRGIAVDPLEYLP, from the coding sequence GTGTCGCATCGCACAACCAGCATCGGTCTGGTCCTTGTCGTCCTGGCTCTCTCACTGTCCCTGCTGGGCGGCTGCACGCCGCTCCAGCCGAGGACGGCTCCGCCGGGAACACAGATCGACCGCACCGGAGACGGTGTCTACCATACGGTCCGAAAGGGCGAGACGCTCTGGCGGATCTCGAGGACGTACGGCGTGGCGCTCGCCGAGCTCGTCGAGGCGAACGATCTCGAGAGCTACACGATCCGGGTCGGTCAGAGGATCTTCGTTCCGGGGGCGACCTCGGGACGACGGGTACCGGAACCGCCCGACCATGAGCCGGGCCCCATCGAGACGCCGCTCGACTGGCCCCTCGCTGGACGCGGGCGTGGCTCCGTGACGAGCGGCTTCGGCCCCAGGGTCGACCCGGTCACGGGCGGCGAGGTCTTCCACAAGGGCATCGACATCGACGGCGCGCGCGAGGAGCGCGTCCTCGCCGCGGCCGGCGGAGAGGTGGTCTTCTCCGGCGGAATGCACGGATACGGAATCGTCGTCATGGTCGATCACGGAGACAGGCTGATCACGGTCTACGCACACTTGAGCAGAGCGATCGTCAAGCTCGAGGACAGGGTCGCGAAGGGCCAGACGATCGGCTACGTCGGAACGAGCGGGAGAACCACGGGAGCACATCTGCACTTCGAGGTTCGGTCGCGCGGCATCGCGGTCGATCCGCTCGAGTATCTGCCGTAA
- a CDS encoding adenine phosphoribosyltransferase, with protein MDLRKLIRDVPDFPKVGIVFKDITTLTKDPEGFRQTIDEIVDRYRDREIDAVVGIESRGFIFGGAVAYRLNAGFVPARKPGKLPAETVRAEYELEYGTDAIEMHRDGIEPGQRVLIVDDLLATGGTAAAAVKLVEELGGELVGIAFLIDLTFLKGRDKLRGHDVFCLLEYDAE; from the coding sequence ATGGACCTGAGGAAGCTGATCCGCGACGTGCCCGATTTCCCCAAGGTCGGCATCGTCTTCAAGGACATCACGACTCTGACGAAGGACCCGGAGGGCTTCCGTCAGACGATCGACGAGATCGTCGACCGGTACAGGGACAGGGAGATCGATGCCGTCGTCGGCATCGAGTCGCGCGGCTTCATCTTCGGGGGCGCGGTCGCGTATCGTCTCAACGCCGGCTTCGTGCCGGCGCGGAAGCCGGGCAAGCTCCCGGCCGAGACAGTGCGCGCCGAGTACGAGCTCGAGTACGGCACCGACGCGATCGAGATGCACAGGGACGGGATCGAGCCGGGCCAGCGCGTCCTGATCGTGGATGACCTGCTGGCGACCGGCGGCACGGCCGCCGCGGCCGTCAAGCTCGTCGAGGAGCTCGGGGGCGAGCTGGTCGGCATCGCCTTCCTCATCGACCTGACCTTCCTCAAGGGGAGAGACAAACTGCGTGGGCACGACGTCTTCTGTCTGCTAGAATACGATGCGGAGTAA
- the nadE gene encoding NAD(+) synthase, with protein sequence MPQVRVLPGVPVPSRPSDLPTGRPPFVPPAAPPAGATRCRRAARVRFPAIGATLTDTRPHSSLVSSPGGRRPTLDDRRFGRGEDVAPTTHARIERITEFINGRLAESPRTGIAVGLSGGLDSTVTAALAARAAGPENVTAFLMPEREGPSEDTGDGLFVSDWLGTRCVRVDVTAALDGLGVYDFLLSKLPAPASEALVRLAYEARRLFSSQDPLIASLTGSPSPFVYKAAAHVKIRHRMRMVTLLFEAEKRNLLVAGAANLTEKLTGIYTRFGVDDCADIMPIGSLYRSEVLEAARALDVPSRIADKPPAPGIIPGVRDKYRYLLGLCAEDVDAALIALENGEEPNEIAGRLSIAPKLVRRLALVRETALRLRELPLVPLRVEDQ encoded by the coding sequence GTGCCGCAGGTTCGAGTCCTGCCGGGGGTACCAGTTCCTTCGAGGCCGTCCGATCTTCCGACCGGGCGGCCTCCCTTCGTTCCGCCCGCCGCGCCGCCGGCGGGCGCCACCCGATGTCGGCGCGCCGCGCGCGTTCGCTTTCCTGCGATAGGCGCCACCTTGACGGACACACGTCCCCACAGTAGTCTGGTGTCCTCGCCGGGCGGCCGCCGCCCGACATTGGATGACCGACGGTTCGGAAGAGGAGAGGACGTGGCCCCGACGACGCATGCGCGCATCGAGCGCATCACGGAGTTCATCAACGGGCGCCTGGCCGAGTCCCCGAGAACGGGCATCGCCGTCGGACTCTCGGGCGGACTCGATTCGACGGTCACGGCCGCGCTCGCGGCGCGCGCCGCCGGCCCGGAGAACGTCACCGCCTTTCTCATGCCCGAGCGTGAAGGGCCCAGCGAGGACACGGGAGACGGTCTCTTCGTGTCCGACTGGCTGGGGACGCGATGTGTCAGGGTCGACGTGACCGCCGCGCTCGACGGGCTCGGGGTCTACGACTTCCTCCTGTCAAAGCTCCCCGCGCCGGCGAGCGAGGCTCTCGTTCGTCTGGCATACGAGGCGCGCAGGCTGTTCAGCTCGCAGGACCCCCTCATCGCATCGCTCACCGGTTCCCCCAGTCCGTTCGTCTACAAGGCGGCGGCGCACGTCAAGATCCGTCACCGCATGCGAATGGTCACACTGCTCTTCGAAGCCGAGAAGCGGAACCTCCTGGTCGCCGGCGCGGCCAATCTCACCGAGAAGCTGACGGGCATCTACACGCGCTTCGGGGTCGACGATTGCGCCGACATCATGCCTATCGGGAGCCTCTACCGTTCCGAAGTGCTGGAGGCAGCGCGCGCTCTCGACGTCCCGAGCCGGATCGCGGACAAGCCGCCCGCGCCCGGCATCATCCCCGGCGTCCGGGACAAGTACCGCTACCTTCTGGGACTCTGCGCCGAGGACGTCGACGCCGCGCTGATAGCGCTCGAAAACGGGGAGGAGCCGAACGAGATCGCGGGACGACTGAGCATCGCACCGAAGCTGGTGCGGCGCCTCGCCCTCGTCCGCGAGACCGCGCTTCGTCTGAGGGAACTCCCCCTCGTGCCGCTGCGCGTCGAGGACCAGTAG
- a CDS encoding HAD-IC family P-type ATPase, whose protein sequence is MTVEEALGALETSPKGLPRDEADRRRDEHGPNELSGEFHVSKILTFLKQFRDVFVILLIIAAGISYAIGSFRDGSVMLAIVVVNAVIGFIQEYKAGKIVESLRNLIRSPARVVVGGELSEIPQHQLVPGDIVRVEAGDKIPADMRIIESFNLRTNDFSLTGESTPQGKHTNAVREEAVLADRDNMAYLGTTVASGTATGVVTATGMETEMGKIAGMTQATREIPSPLERELSSLANRLTVVVIVISATLFGVALWQGFSLYTSLIYALGIAVAMVPQALPAQVTVALSSTSKLLAERNAVVKNLPSVETLGSTTVICTDKTGTLTKNEMTVQKVWFDGEHHELTGLGYEPEGEILGEDGQALSKEEIDEIEVLMDAATMASNAEIHEPDEDHPTWYAVGDPTEAALVTMSTKLGTRSPREDEENPELHEFPFDSERKRMSSVRQFGDRVELAMKGATDSVLAISKSIYKDGEVRPITDEDRERIRRINEEYSNQALRVLAIAFRPLDEQGRDYDIEEVEKDVTFLGLVGMIDPPKEGVREAVAECRKAHIRTFIMTGDHAITAQAVGREIGLFEPDDPAPVITGRELGGIEDEELAKTMADNRAIIFSRVAPEDKLRIVDLLSNRGEVVAVTGDGVNDAPALKRADIGVAMGQIGTDVAKEASELVLLDDSFPTLVEAVRQGRTIYANIRKIVLASLTTNGAELFVVLFGLAAAALQDWAIGILAIQILAIDLLAEILPLTSLTFDPPNEAMMSSRPRDLDDHILNRSTAPEVAWLGLLIGGLAFVNYVLFMVRENTFFMTDVGRNAMYARGTTLAYLTIAYCQFANILSRRYERTTVFNRNFWTNRPMLISVAASIVMTSVAVYAPGISDFLFFEGPTAADWVYILGAGLLYLGVFEAMKAVKRRRPAAAPYAARKE, encoded by the coding sequence ATGACTGTCGAGGAGGCCCTCGGCGCTCTGGAGACGTCCCCCAAGGGCCTGCCCAGAGACGAGGCCGACAGGCGCCGCGACGAGCACGGCCCGAACGAGCTCTCCGGCGAGTTCCACGTCTCGAAGATCCTGACCTTCCTCAAGCAGTTCCGCGATGTCTTCGTCATTCTGCTCATCATCGCGGCCGGCATCTCGTACGCCATCGGCAGCTTTCGCGACGGTTCCGTGATGCTGGCCATCGTCGTCGTCAACGCCGTCATCGGGTTCATCCAGGAGTACAAGGCCGGCAAGATCGTTGAGAGCCTGCGCAACCTCATCCGCTCGCCGGCGCGCGTCGTGGTCGGAGGCGAGCTGTCCGAGATCCCGCAGCACCAGCTCGTCCCGGGGGACATCGTGCGCGTCGAGGCCGGCGACAAGATCCCGGCCGACATGCGCATCATCGAGTCGTTCAACCTCAGGACGAACGACTTCTCGCTCACCGGCGAGTCGACACCGCAGGGGAAGCACACGAACGCGGTGCGCGAGGAAGCGGTCCTGGCCGACCGCGACAACATGGCCTATCTCGGCACGACCGTCGCGTCGGGCACGGCGACGGGGGTCGTCACGGCGACCGGCATGGAAACCGAGATGGGGAAGATCGCGGGCATGACGCAGGCGACCCGCGAGATACCGTCGCCGCTCGAGCGGGAGCTTTCGTCGCTCGCCAACAGGCTGACGGTCGTCGTGATCGTGATCAGCGCGACGCTCTTCGGCGTCGCCCTCTGGCAGGGGTTCAGCCTCTACACCAGTCTGATCTACGCGCTGGGGATCGCGGTCGCGATGGTCCCTCAGGCGCTCCCGGCCCAGGTGACGGTCGCCCTTTCCTCGACCAGCAAGCTCCTGGCGGAGCGGAACGCCGTCGTCAAGAACCTGCCCTCCGTAGAGACGCTCGGCTCGACGACCGTCATCTGCACCGATAAGACCGGGACGCTGACCAAGAACGAGATGACCGTTCAGAAGGTGTGGTTCGACGGAGAGCACCACGAGTTGACGGGCCTCGGCTATGAGCCCGAGGGCGAGATCCTGGGAGAGGACGGGCAGGCGCTCTCGAAGGAGGAGATCGACGAGATCGAGGTCCTGATGGACGCGGCCACGATGGCGTCGAACGCCGAGATCCACGAACCCGACGAGGACCATCCCACCTGGTATGCGGTCGGAGACCCCACCGAGGCGGCCCTCGTGACGATGTCGACGAAGCTCGGAACTCGCTCCCCCAGGGAGGACGAGGAGAACCCCGAGCTCCACGAGTTCCCGTTCGACTCCGAGAGGAAGCGCATGAGCTCGGTGCGCCAGTTCGGCGACCGGGTCGAGCTGGCGATGAAGGGCGCGACCGACAGCGTCCTTGCCATCTCGAAGTCGATCTACAAGGACGGCGAGGTCCGCCCGATCACCGACGAGGACCGCGAGCGCATCAGGAGGATCAACGAGGAGTACTCCAACCAGGCGCTCCGCGTGCTCGCCATCGCGTTCCGACCGCTGGACGAGCAGGGCAGGGACTACGACATCGAGGAGGTCGAGAAGGACGTCACCTTCCTCGGTCTCGTCGGTATGATCGACCCGCCGAAGGAGGGCGTCAGGGAGGCGGTCGCCGAGTGCCGGAAGGCACACATCCGGACCTTCATCATGACCGGCGACCACGCGATCACGGCACAGGCCGTCGGCCGTGAGATCGGGCTCTTCGAACCCGACGACCCGGCTCCAGTTATCACCGGACGCGAGCTCGGCGGGATAGAGGACGAGGAGCTCGCGAAGACGATGGCGGACAACAGGGCGATCATCTTCTCCAGGGTCGCTCCCGAGGACAAACTGAGGATCGTCGATCTCCTCTCGAACAGGGGAGAGGTGGTCGCCGTGACGGGAGACGGCGTGAACGACGCCCCCGCGCTCAAGCGCGCCGACATCGGCGTCGCCATGGGACAGATCGGCACCGACGTGGCAAAGGAGGCCTCGGAGCTCGTCCTGCTGGACGACAGCTTTCCGACGCTCGTCGAGGCCGTGCGTCAGGGACGGACGATCTATGCGAACATCCGCAAGATCGTCCTGGCGTCGCTCACGACGAACGGAGCCGAGCTCTTCGTCGTACTGTTCGGACTGGCCGCGGCCGCCCTCCAGGACTGGGCCATCGGCATCCTTGCCATCCAGATCCTCGCGATCGACCTTCTGGCCGAGATCCTGCCGCTGACCTCACTGACGTTCGATCCGCCCAACGAGGCCATGATGAGCTCGAGGCCGCGGGATCTAGACGATCACATTCTCAATCGAAGCACGGCTCCGGAGGTCGCCTGGCTCGGGCTCCTCATCGGCGGACTCGCCTTCGTCAACTACGTGCTGTTCATGGTCAGGGAGAACACGTTCTTCATGACCGACGTGGGACGGAACGCGATGTACGCCAGGGGGACGACACTGGCCTATCTGACGATCGCCTACTGCCAGTTCGCCAACATCCTCTCGAGGCGCTACGAGCGCACGACGGTCTTCAACAGGAACTTCTGGACGAACCGGCCCATGCTCATCTCGGTGGCCGCGTCGATCGTCATGACGTCGGTCGCGGTCTACGCTCCGGGGATCTCGGACTTCCTCTTCTTCGAGGGGCCGACGGCCGCCGACTGGGTCTACATCCTGGGGGCCGGCCTCCTGTACCTGGGGGTCTTCGAGGCCATGAAGGCCGTCAAGCGGCGCAGGCCCGCCGCGGCGCCGTACGCGGCCCGGAAGGAGTGA